A single window of Methylacidimicrobium sp. AP8 DNA harbors:
- the def gene encoding peptide deformylase, producing MILPIVLYGNPILRQPGAAVRRFDSDLQKFAEDMRETMAANEGVGLAAQQVGKPLLLAVVDVTAAKAASSMIVGGRPVPLEEQMPLFLANPVLSLTKSKEIGNEGCLSFPGLRIDVPRSRRVSVRAQDLRGKPLVFEASGFLAVVIQHEVDHLHGKLFIDYLKPAQRKEIKEKLARIRQGLPAMAPKE from the coding sequence GTGATTCTTCCGATCGTTCTCTACGGCAATCCGATTCTTCGCCAACCCGGTGCCGCCGTTCGGCGATTCGATTCCGATCTCCAAAAATTCGCCGAGGACATGCGGGAAACGATGGCCGCCAATGAGGGTGTCGGCCTCGCCGCCCAGCAGGTGGGCAAGCCTCTGCTGCTTGCGGTGGTAGACGTCACGGCGGCTAAAGCCGCCTCCTCGATGATCGTCGGAGGCAGGCCGGTGCCGCTCGAAGAGCAGATGCCCCTTTTCCTGGCCAACCCCGTCCTCTCGCTGACGAAATCCAAGGAGATCGGCAACGAAGGCTGCCTGAGCTTTCCCGGGCTGCGGATCGACGTCCCGCGCTCCCGGCGTGTCTCGGTCCGGGCCCAGGATCTTCGCGGGAAGCCCCTGGTCTTCGAGGCGAGCGGCTTTCTGGCCGTGGTGATTCAACACGAGGTCGATCATCTCCACGGCAAGCTCTTCATCGACTACCTCAAGCCCGCTCAGCGGAAGGAGATCAAGGAAAAGCTCGCGCGCATCCGGCAAGGTCTGCCAGCCATGGCTCCGAAAGAATAA
- a CDS encoding glutaredoxin family protein has translation MQRVTLYVKTGCPWCAEAEAVLQRYGISYDRFDVLRNPEAYRRMKAISGQSRAPTMEWGDEVLADFGAEELEAFLRDKDLK, from the coding sequence ATGCAGCGAGTAACCCTATACGTGAAAACAGGTTGTCCTTGGTGTGCCGAGGCGGAGGCCGTGCTGCAACGCTACGGCATCTCCTACGATCGTTTCGACGTTTTACGGAACCCGGAGGCCTATCGCCGGATGAAAGCGATCTCCGGACAGTCGCGAGCGCCTACCATGGAATGGGGGGACGAGGTGCTTGCGGATTTCGGGGCCGAGGAGCTCGAGGCCTTCCTTCGGGACAAGGACTTGAAGTAA
- the lptB gene encoding LPS export ABC transporter ATP-binding protein: protein MDSPRQDGLPDPASHPFGSRGRVSFPPWDNPSPFGPGGSSPHRTNPEVSEAPVHEAAGQPVPSRVLHPPAADEQEGIYPLSAKGLVKQFGHRRVVNGVDLHIGRGEIVGLLGPNGAGKTTTFYMLVGLIRPTEGDVFIDGEKVTRMPMHRRAQKGLGYLPQEESIFRKLTVEENLMAILDFLDIDPEERRLRCEALLEDFGIAHLRRTMALALSGGEKRRLTIARALATAPTVLLLDEPFSGVDPLAVDDLQQIVLGLRNRGLSVLISDHNVRETLAIVDRAYLICEGRVMSHGTSDFLINDPVTRELYLGPRFSM, encoded by the coding sequence ATGGACAGTCCCCGCCAGGACGGCCTTCCCGATCCGGCCTCCCACCCCTTCGGTTCCCGCGGCCGCGTCTCTTTCCCGCCATGGGACAATCCCTCGCCGTTCGGCCCCGGCGGAAGCTCGCCGCACCGAACCAATCCCGAAGTTTCCGAAGCCCCGGTCCACGAGGCGGCGGGACAGCCGGTTCCGTCCCGGGTTCTTCACCCCCCCGCGGCCGACGAGCAGGAGGGAATCTATCCCCTTTCTGCCAAGGGGCTCGTCAAGCAGTTCGGCCATAGGCGCGTCGTCAACGGCGTCGATCTGCACATCGGAAGGGGCGAGATCGTCGGGCTCCTGGGTCCTAACGGGGCCGGGAAGACGACCACCTTTTACATGCTCGTCGGCCTGATCCGGCCTACCGAAGGCGATGTCTTCATCGACGGAGAAAAGGTCACGCGGATGCCGATGCACCGGCGGGCGCAAAAGGGACTCGGCTACCTCCCGCAGGAAGAGTCGATCTTCCGCAAGCTCACGGTCGAGGAAAACCTGATGGCGATCTTGGACTTTCTGGACATCGACCCCGAGGAACGGCGCCTCCGCTGCGAGGCCCTTTTGGAGGATTTCGGCATCGCCCATCTGCGCCGGACCATGGCCCTCGCCCTGAGCGGCGGGGAAAAGCGGCGGCTGACCATTGCACGCGCCCTGGCCACCGCCCCTACCGTGCTCCTGCTCGACGAGCCGTTCAGCGGTGTGGATCCGCTCGCCGTCGACGACCTGCAGCAAATCGTGCTCGGCCTCCGCAACCGGGGCCTGAGCGTGCTCATCAGCGATCACAACGTCCGGGAGACGCTCGCCATTGTCGATCGCGCCTACTTGATCTGCGAGGGGCGCGTCATGAGCCATGGGACGAGTGATTTCCTGATCAACGATCCGGTCACCCGCGAGCTCTACCTCGGCCCCCGCTTCTCGATGTGA
- a CDS encoding biopolymer transporter ExbD yields the protein MRFVERPKRQPLINLVSLIDILSIVLLFFVVTTTFQREEPAVKIDLPESARAKPVRADLPRILYVTEDEKVFLDDKPVEPKDLGRLLKETLAKSPETKIALKASKKAPFEIILQVMDAAKVAGIANLPTFTVEAKSSQVPNP from the coding sequence ATGCGGTTTGTTGAACGCCCGAAGCGGCAACCCCTCATCAACCTGGTGTCTCTGATCGACATCTTGTCGATCGTGCTCCTCTTTTTCGTCGTAACCACGACTTTTCAGCGAGAGGAGCCCGCCGTGAAGATCGATTTGCCGGAGTCGGCGCGTGCCAAGCCCGTCCGGGCCGATCTTCCCCGCATCCTCTACGTGACCGAGGATGAGAAGGTTTTCCTCGACGACAAGCCGGTCGAGCCCAAGGATCTGGGGCGTCTCCTCAAGGAGACGCTCGCCAAGTCGCCGGAGACCAAGATCGCTCTCAAGGCAAGCAAGAAGGCCCCCTTCGAAATCATTCTCCAGGTCATGGATGCCGCCAAAGTTGCCGGGATTGCCAACCTTCCCACCTTTACGGTAGAAGCCAAATCCTCGCAGGTCCCCAACCCGTGA
- a CDS encoding YdbL family protein, which yields MESTHRFPPKGWLLPAVPIVLFGCSPTVRVTTPEPVKIHVHMNVVVTEKESAHAPPVSPQVAERRRLRSGEIQGLKNAGIVGEDRDGYLAVVHPPADPAYKQYAERVVQDENRDRLQLYMAQSKLQGKPLEEIQEAYARSWSRRAFPGEYVQEPDGTWIRK from the coding sequence ATGGAGAGCACCCACCGATTTCCCCCTAAGGGTTGGCTTCTTCCCGCCGTTCCGATCGTCCTTTTCGGGTGCTCTCCGACGGTGCGCGTCACGACTCCGGAACCGGTGAAAATCCACGTCCACATGAATGTGGTCGTCACCGAGAAGGAGAGCGCGCATGCCCCGCCCGTCTCGCCGCAGGTCGCGGAGCGCCGGCGGCTCCGTTCCGGGGAGATCCAGGGGTTGAAGAACGCAGGCATCGTCGGAGAAGACCGCGACGGATACCTGGCCGTCGTCCATCCTCCGGCCGACCCCGCGTACAAGCAGTACGCGGAGCGCGTCGTCCAGGATGAGAACCGGGACCGCTTGCAGCTCTACATGGCCCAAAGTAAATTACAGGGCAAGCCCCTCGAAGAGATCCAGGAAGCCTATGCGCGTAGCTGGAGCCGACGCGCATTCCCGGGAGAATATGTACAAGAGCCGGACGGCACATGGATTCGCAAATGA
- a CDS encoding chlorite dismutase family protein: MNPATAGKLEPKEGLFVLHLFYRFEGRDLAGAASSKVLLGSLEALLAEAREADRTQVATLSLIGRADLGFLFFCPDLHRLHRWEKRLAALLGRNGWAKTFSFFSMTERSEYTTSEEEHADQLISQEGLVPGSQEFEEKMKSFRERMRHYTEVRLYPTLPDWPFFAFYPMNKKREAGMNWYVLSLAERKELMRGHALVGRRYTGRVVQYVTGSTGLDDWEWGVTLFAHDPYEVKAIVTEMRFDSVSARYGEFGPFYTGLQAPVAEILDRLAV; the protein is encoded by the coding sequence GTGAATCCTGCAACCGCCGGAAAGCTGGAGCCCAAGGAGGGGCTCTTCGTCCTCCACCTTTTCTACCGGTTCGAAGGAAGAGATCTCGCAGGGGCGGCGTCGTCCAAGGTGCTGCTGGGAAGCCTGGAAGCATTGCTCGCGGAGGCCCGCGAGGCGGATCGGACGCAAGTTGCTACCCTGTCCCTGATCGGGAGGGCCGACCTCGGCTTCCTTTTTTTCTGCCCCGACCTCCACCGGCTCCATCGCTGGGAGAAGCGGCTGGCCGCCCTGCTTGGCCGCAACGGGTGGGCGAAGACCTTCTCCTTCTTCTCGATGACGGAACGTTCCGAGTACACGACCTCGGAAGAAGAACATGCCGATCAGCTCATTTCCCAGGAGGGGCTCGTTCCCGGATCCCAGGAATTCGAGGAGAAGATGAAGTCCTTTCGCGAGCGGATGCGCCACTACACCGAGGTCCGGCTCTACCCCACCCTGCCGGATTGGCCCTTCTTCGCCTTCTATCCGATGAACAAGAAGAGGGAGGCGGGGATGAACTGGTACGTCCTCTCGCTCGCCGAAAGGAAGGAGCTGATGCGGGGCCACGCGCTGGTCGGACGGCGTTACACCGGGCGGGTCGTCCAGTATGTGACCGGATCGACCGGCTTGGACGACTGGGAGTGGGGTGTTACCCTCTTCGCTCACGATCCCTACGAGGTGAAGGCGATCGTGACCGAGATGCGCTTCGATTCTGTAAGCGCCCGTTACGGGGAGTTCGGTCCCTTCTACACCGGGTTGCAGGCGCCCGTCGCCGAAATCCTCGACCGGCTCGCCGTTTGA